The sequence CTTGCCATAGGCATCGATGCGGCCGGACTCACGCCACAGCTCCGCATCGACCATAATGGGCATCATGAGCTCCTGGGCGCCGGCGGCGTCCATCTCGTCGCGCACGATGTTCTCGATCTTACGAATCGAGCGCCAAGCGAGCGGCAGATAGGAATACAGGCCGGCGGCCTCCTTGCGGATCATACCGGCACGAAGCAGTAGACGATGGCTTGCAAGCTCGGCGTCGGCCGGATCCTCTTTGAGCGTCGGCGCATAGAGCTTAGACATATACATTGCTCGGGTCATTTATTTCTCCTCAATAAGCTTGTCGACCTCGGCCATAAGCGCGTCGACAATTTGGTCCTCAGCTACTTTACCAATGATCTGGCCATGCGAAAAGAGCAGGGCCTGACCACGTCCGCAAGCAACGCCCAGGTCGGCATCAGAAGCCTCACCGGGGCCATTAACGGCACATCCCATCACGGCGATGGAAAGCGGCGCGGAATAGTTCTTCAGTCGCTCGGTAACCTCCTCGGCGATGGGAATGAGGTTGACCTGGCAACGAGCGCACGTGGGACACGAGACGATCTCGGGACCACGGCGGCGCAGGCCCAGCGACTGCAGGATACCCCAGGCGACCGGCGGCTCCTCGACCGGATCGGCCGTGAGCGAGACGCGCATGGTGTCACCGATACCCTCAGACAGCAGAATACCAAGGCCCACCGAGCTCTTAATGGTGCCCTGAAGCTTGGTACCCGCCTCGGTTACGCCCAGGTGAAGCGGAACGTGGGGAATCTCACGCGACAGGGCTCGATAGGTATCAAGCGTCGTTTGCACGCTATGGGCCTTAGCCGAAAGCACGATGTTCGTAAAGCCGCGGTCTTCAAAATGCTTGACGAAACGCTCGCTCGACATCACGAGCTTTTCGGGCTGCGAAAGATTGTCGCGCTCGGCAATATCCTGCTCGAGCGAGCCGGCGTTCACACCGATACGGATCGCGCACCCGGCAGCGCCCGCAGCATCGATCACTGCATCGACCTTGGCCCAATCGCCGATGTTGCCGGGATTAATGCGGAGCTTGGCGGCACCCGCCTCAACGGCGCCAATGGCGAGCTTATGGTTAAAGTGGATATCGGCAACGATCGGCACCGGCGACTCGGCACAGATGGTGCGAAAACCCTCAAGCGCGGCCTCGGTGGGCACACTCACGCGCACGATATCGCAACCGGCTTGCGCCAACGCGCGCACTTGCGCAAGCGTTGCCTGGACATCAGCGGTATCGGTGCAGGTCATGGATTGGACCACCACCGGCGCGCCGCCACCGATCTGCACGCCGCCCACATGCACGGGGCGCGTCAGCTCGCGCGGCAAAGGATGGGATAAAGACAATCCAAGCACTCCCCTACAGAATAAATCGAAGGATGTCGGAACGAAGCATGTAGATAAACAGCAGCGCAAAGAGCGCGATGCCCACATAGCTCACGATCGTCTGGACCTTGAGCGGAAGCTCGCGGCCCGCAATCTTTTGAATGATCTCGATGACCAGCTTGCCGCCATCGAGCGGTGGGATGGGCAGCAGGTTCATAAAGCCAAGCGAGAACGAAATGAGGGCGGCAAACGAGAGGAACGTGGCAGGGCCGGCAGCAGCGGCCTGTGAGGACATAACGCTAATACCCACAATCGAAGAAGACTGATCGAGAATCTCCATCGTATGCTGCGGCTGGAGCAGGCGCATCACGCCCTCCGCTGTCTGCACGACATAGGAGAACGACAGGCGAGCCGACGTGATGGGATCCAAATGGACCACCTGCGTAGAGGCGTACACACCTAGGCGCTCGTCCTCCTTGAGCGCGACCGAGGTCGAAAGATTCTTGCCGTCGCGCTGATACTCAATGGCGATATCGTCCTTGCCGGCGGCCGCTCCGATCGCATCGTACACGTCCATCCAGGAAGAGCACGACATGCCATCGACACTAAGAATCGCGTCGCCGGCCTCGATGCCCGCCTTGGCAGCAATGGAGCCCTCGTCGACCTGACCGATCACATTGCTATCGACCGGCACCGAAACACCGGCGATAGAGTAGATGCTCATCAACAGCAAAAAGCCCGTCAGGATATTGACGACAATGCCCGCGAGCAACATAAAGGCGCGCTTGAGAAAACCCTGGCCAAGATAGGTGTGCGAGCGCTCTTGCGCAAGGAACTCGGCCTCGCCGCACGGCAGCTCCCACACATCGCCCTCGGCAGTTGAATATTCGCGATCGAAACGGCGGCCGTCAAAGGTGGTGTAACCCGCCGCGTCTCGCGGCAGCGTCTGATACTTGGTGGGATAGTAGCTCGGCGAGGGCTTCTCCCCTTCCTCATACCAAGGCGCGATAGAGCCCCAACCCAAGAGCAAGGCGCATGCCTCGAGCACAACCTCCTCGGATAGCTCGAGCTCGGCGGCAAGGTCGGCCACGGTCACGCGACCATGACGATAGATAGCCGCGAGCACGCGATCGGCACACGAGACGTCGGTCGGATCCATACCGCAGATGGCAGCGTAGCCGCCCAGCAGCAGCGGGGTCACGCCAAACTTGGTTCCAATGCGACGCGACGTGTAATGGATGTCAAAGCGGCACGGCAGGCCCAAAAAGAACTCGGTCACGCGGACGCCGCAGGCACGCGCCGCCAAAAAGTGGCCGCCCTCGTGCAAAAACACAAGGACGGAAAGCATCAGCAGGCCCCAAAAGACCGATGAGAGAACGCTCAGAACAGTATCCATAAATCGAAAAAGCAATCCTTATGATTAGGAATGGGTTGCGGCAAGCACCAGCGAGGCCTTTTCGCGCGCCCAGGCATCGATGTCGTGAAGCTGCTCAAACGAGGTAACCGCCTGCGCGTCATGCGCATCCATGCAGGATTCCACAACGCGGTCGATATCGGTAAAGCTGCAGCCGTCGTGTAAGAACGCATCGACCGCGACCTCATTGGCCGCATTAAGCACGCACGGCATGGTGCCGCCCGTCTTGCCGGCACGCTCGGCCAGCGCCAGGCAGCGGAACGTGTCCATATCGGCGGCATCAAAGGTAAGCTGCCCCAGCTCACGAAAATCGAGACGAGGCGCCGGCGTATCCCAACGCTCGGGATACGAGAAGGCAAACTGGATGGGAATGCGCATATCGGAGGCGCCAAGGTGTGCCATCACGGAGCCGTCGGCATACTCGACCATCGAGTGAATCTTTGACTGGCGCTGCACGACCACGTTGATAAAGTCAAGGTCGCAACCGAACAGGTGCATCGCCTCGATACGCTCCAGGCCCTTGTTCATGAGGGTGGCGGAGTCGATCGTGATCTTAGCGCCCATGGCCCACGTGGGATGTGCCAGCGCATCGGCGCGTGTCACGCAATCGAGCTCATCGCGCGTACGGCCAAAGAACGGACCACCCGAGCAGGTGAGCCAAATGCAGTGGGCCTCGCGCGGATTCTCCCCCAGATAACACTGGTAGATGGCGGAGTGCTCGGAGTCGACCGGAATGAGCTGACCCGGCTGCGCCAGCGGCATCAGCAGGTCGCCACCGACAACGAGGGACTCCTTGTTAGCAAGTGCAAGACGCTTGTTCGAGGTCAGGGCCGCATGGCTCGCTTCGAGCCCGGCAGCGCCCACAATGGCAACAAGCACACAGTCGACATCATCGCGACGTGCGAGCTCACAAACCGCCTGCGCACCAACACCGAGCTCCGTGCCCTCGGGCAGCTCCTGCAGCACAGCGTCCGCACCGTGGGCGGCGTCGGCAACGGCAACGGCCGGAACCGAGAACTCGCGGGCGGCGGCAACGAGCTCCGAGGTGCTGGAATTGACGGACAGCGCCGTTACCCGCAGTCGATCGGCATGCTGGCGACACACATCGAGTGCCTGGGTGCCGATAGATCCCGTACAGCCCAGAATGGCAACACGAAGGCGTCCATCGGAGCCATACGTCGTCTGGAATGACATTACAGCACGCCTCCGATCATCAAAAGCAGCTGCGCGGTAATGCAGCCAAAGATAAGCGAATCGCTACGATCGAGCATGCCGCCATGGCCCGGAATAAGGTTTCCGGAATCCTTGACGCCCACGCCACGCTTGATGCGCGACTCGATGAGGTCGCCGATAACGCCCAGGATGGACACGACTACGCCGCACAGCAGCGCATAGGGCAAGCTCAGCTTATAGAAATGCGTCGCCCACAAAATGAGCCAGATGAGCACCGATCCCAAGATGCCGCCGAAAAAGCCTTCCCAGCTCTTTTTGGGAGAAATCTTGGGGACCATCTTGTGCTTGCCGATACGACTACCCACGATATAGGCGAACGAATCGGAGACCCAGAGAGACGCGCAAACACCCACCGAAAGCAGGGCGCCGGCAAAACCGGGCACGGCATCGCGCAGCAACACGATGGCCGACAGCATAAAACCGGTGTAGATGGGACCCATGAGCGTCACGGCTACATCGGATATGCGGGTACGCGGCGACCAGACATACCAAATGCCCACCGCAAGCATCAGAGCAAAAAGCAGGGCATTCAAAAGCATCGAGTCGCCCAGTGCCGAGAGCGGAAAGAGCACGGCGGCAGCGATACCCAGGCGCTCGTTGGCCATTTTGCCATCGAGTTTCGTCATGCGGAAGAACTCATAGCAGCACAAGCCGCTCATGACGGACACAAAAATAGCCGTAGGCACGATACCCAAAACCAGACACAGGATAAAGACGACGGCATAGACGATACCGGCAGCAGCACGGGTAATAAAACCAGCCAGCCATGAGCCGCTGCCGCCCTTCGCAGCCGGTGCCTTGGAAGCAGCGGCCCTGCGCACAGGTGTCGAAGAGGCAGGCGCCTTGGGAGCAGTTGCCTTAGGACGATCAGACACGATTAAGCCTCCTCGGTCTTACTCAATCCACCAAACCTACGGTCGCGGCCCTGATAAGCCAAGATAGCCTCAACAAGACCCCAGCGATCAAAGTCGGGCCAATAGGTATCGGTGACATAAAACTCGGCATAAGCGACCTGCCACAGCAGATAGTTCGAAAGGCGCAGCTCGCCCGAGGTACGAATAACGAGCTCGGGATCGGGAAGACCGGCGGTGTACAGGTGCGACGCCACCATATCGTCATCAATTGCGGCAGGGTCAATCTTACCGGCGGCCGCATCGAAGGCGAGCTGACGGGCAGCGCGCGTGATCTCGGCACGGGCACCATAGTTAACGGCGAGCGCCAGGGTCATACCGGTATGGTCTGCACACTCGGCAAGACCGCGCTCAAAGACATCACGGGTCTTCTTGGGCAACGCAGAAATGTCACCCAAAAACACAACGCGCACGTTTTCGCGCTTCAGCAACGGCAGTTCGTCGATAAACGTCTTGGCAAACAAATGCATGAGAACGTTGACCTCGTGCTGCGGGCGATTCCAGTTTTCGGTAGAAAACGCATAGGCCGAAAGCACGTCGACGCCCAGGCGCACGCAGGCGGTAATAATCTCGCGCAGAGAGACGATACCGGCCTTGTGACCCTCGGTGCGGGCAAGACCGCGCGCCGTGGCCCAACGGCCGTTGCCGTCCATGATGCACGAGATATGGCGCGGAATGTTATTGAGGTCTAGGTCGGAAAAACCGACGCCCGCAGGGGCGTCGGCAAAGTACTCGACCAGTTTATGCTCGTCGTATTGCACCTTAGATCTCCATGACCTCGGCTTCTTTTTCCTTCAGAAGCTCCTCGACCTTGGCAACATACTCGTCGGTATGCTTCTGAACCTTGGCCTGCTCGCGACGAACATCGTCCTCGGTAAGCTCCTCGTCGCGCTCGAGTTTGTTGTTAAAGTCGCGACGGATGTTGCGGATAGAGACCTTGGCCTGCTCGGCGTACTCGCGGCACTCCTTAACGAGCTCGCGACGACGCTCCTCGGTGGGAGCCGGGAACGGCAGACGCACGACGGTACCATCAGAGTTGGGGGTAATGCCCAGGTCGGAGGCACTGATGGCCTTAACGATGGCGTTGATGAGCGCCTTGTCCCACGGCTCGATGAGCAGCATGTGGGCCTCGGGGGTCTTGACGGCGGCAACCTGCGTGACCGGCGTGGGAACACCGTAGTAATCGACGGTGATGTCGGACAGAATGTTGGCGCTGGCGCGGCCGGTGCGAACCTTGGAGAAGTTATGCTTGAGGGACTCGAGCGACTTGTCCATGTGGGCGGTGATGTTCTCTGCCATGCTTAATCCTCCTGATAGACGAGCG is a genomic window of Collinsella aerofaciens containing:
- the ispG gene encoding flavodoxin-dependent (E)-4-hydroxy-3-methylbut-2-enyl-diphosphate synthase; amino-acid sequence: MSLSHPLPRELTRPVHVGGVQIGGGAPVVVQSMTCTDTADVQATLAQVRALAQAGCDIVRVSVPTEAALEGFRTICAESPVPIVADIHFNHKLAIGAVEAGAAKLRINPGNIGDWAKVDAVIDAAGAAGCAIRIGVNAGSLEQDIAERDNLSQPEKLVMSSERFVKHFEDRGFTNIVLSAKAHSVQTTLDTYRALSREIPHVPLHLGVTEAGTKLQGTIKSSVGLGILLSEGIGDTMRVSLTADPVEEPPVAWGILQSLGLRRRGPEIVSCPTCARCQVNLIPIAEEVTERLKNYSAPLSIAVMGCAVNGPGEASDADLGVACGRGQALLFSHGQIIGKVAEDQIVDALMAEVDKLIEEK
- the dxr gene encoding 1-deoxy-D-xylulose-5-phosphate reductoisomerase, with protein sequence MSFQTTYGSDGRLRVAILGCTGSIGTQALDVCRQHADRLRVTALSVNSSTSELVAAAREFSVPAVAVADAAHGADAVLQELPEGTELGVGAQAVCELARRDDVDCVLVAIVGAAGLEASHAALTSNKRLALANKESLVVGGDLLMPLAQPGQLIPVDSEHSAIYQCYLGENPREAHCIWLTCSGGPFFGRTRDELDCVTRADALAHPTWAMGAKITIDSATLMNKGLERIEAMHLFGCDLDFINVVVQRQSKIHSMVEYADGSVMAHLGASDMRIPIQFAFSYPERWDTPAPRLDFRELGQLTFDAADMDTFRCLALAERAGKTGGTMPCVLNAANEVAVDAFLHDGCSFTDIDRVVESCMDAHDAQAVTSFEQLHDIDAWAREKASLVLAATHS
- a CDS encoding M50 family metallopeptidase, which translates into the protein MDTVLSVLSSVFWGLLMLSVLVFLHEGGHFLAARACGVRVTEFFLGLPCRFDIHYTSRRIGTKFGVTPLLLGGYAAICGMDPTDVSCADRVLAAIYRHGRVTVADLAAELELSEEVVLEACALLLGWGSIAPWYEEGEKPSPSYYPTKYQTLPRDAAGYTTFDGRRFDREYSTAEGDVWELPCGEAEFLAQERSHTYLGQGFLKRAFMLLAGIVVNILTGFLLLMSIYSIAGVSVPVDSNVIGQVDEGSIAAKAGIEAGDAILSVDGMSCSSWMDVYDAIGAAAGKDDIAIEYQRDGKNLSTSVALKEDERLGVYASTQVVHLDPITSARLSFSYVVQTAEGVMRLLQPQHTMEILDQSSSIVGISVMSSQAAAAGPATFLSFAALISFSLGFMNLLPIPPLDGGKLVIEIIQKIAGRELPLKVQTIVSYVGIALFALLFIYMLRSDILRFIL
- a CDS encoding phosphatidate cytidylyltransferase, with protein sequence MSDRPKATAPKAPASSTPVRRAAASKAPAAKGGSGSWLAGFITRAAAGIVYAVVFILCLVLGIVPTAIFVSVMSGLCCYEFFRMTKLDGKMANERLGIAAAVLFPLSALGDSMLLNALLFALMLAVGIWYVWSPRTRISDVAVTLMGPIYTGFMLSAIVLLRDAVPGFAGALLSVGVCASLWVSDSFAYIVGSRIGKHKMVPKISPKKSWEGFFGGILGSVLIWLILWATHFYKLSLPYALLCGVVVSILGVIGDLIESRIKRGVGVKDSGNLIPGHGGMLDRSDSLIFGCITAQLLLMIGGVL
- a CDS encoding isoprenyl transferase, with the protein product MQYDEHKLVEYFADAPAGVGFSDLDLNNIPRHISCIMDGNGRWATARGLARTEGHKAGIVSLREIITACVRLGVDVLSAYAFSTENWNRPQHEVNVLMHLFAKTFIDELPLLKRENVRVVFLGDISALPKKTRDVFERGLAECADHTGMTLALAVNYGARAEITRAARQLAFDAAAGKIDPAAIDDDMVASHLYTAGLPDPELVIRTSGELRLSNYLLWQVAYAEFYVTDTYWPDFDRWGLVEAILAYQGRDRRFGGLSKTEEA
- the frr gene encoding ribosome recycling factor produces the protein MAENITAHMDKSLESLKHNFSKVRTGRASANILSDITVDYYGVPTPVTQVAAVKTPEAHMLLIEPWDKALINAIVKAISASDLGITPNSDGTVVRLPFPAPTEERRRELVKECREYAEQAKVSIRNIRRDFNNKLERDEELTEDDVRREQAKVQKHTDEYVAKVEELLKEKEAEVMEI